The proteins below are encoded in one region of Myxococcales bacterium:
- a CDS encoding tryptophan 7-halogenase, whose product MTPEVIVVGGGPAGATAAAILAREGLRVVLLEQEHFPRHHVGESLQPAVTDLLDDYLGLGPAIAAAGFARKYGATYVWGQSREPWSILFDERLSHDLPTLSEEKLLAGDYEHAWQVERSVFDELLLGEAIRRGVDVRQGVSVDAPLVEDGRTVGVKLASGESLRARFVVDASGQRCFLGRAFGLTTDVPDMRATATYAYYDGAGGVPGPLSRHVQLVVAIREGWVWFIPVSAERTSVGVVVRERARIDPARFRELVAEAELPLAGSRLVNQADGNDYFFAKDWSFAHKKLTGEGFIMVGDAACFVDPILSGGVDFAVRGAASAALAVLTALRDPGDAGGAFERYEARLREEYRAYLRLARYWYGNNRSVNGFFWEAHQEILADSVSTPLRAFVYLTSGQYAADQHYRIFQDAQERQIFHSLGVDKGALRAARKRADALARRALVEELTATVFPSGLPSRLEGVIELARVAGELESFKLNPVLCPKTGRHRIAASDLGENTADWVSRLDRAWPDAGLDEFFSGTPDAARRMVDTDGEHAVFYLDDLQERGERAPDGRVVMSRTLSTSGERTLLTRHTSLTGVRLPEESEPELGRMIACGVGGGFWAVRTQGDVPVGVVWISESRYRKNADDSAKIVDRLDAGPEWERLKQAAKSRGFCAYPDAIEITPTGLELTIGFVSLRG is encoded by the coding sequence ATGACGCCCGAGGTCATCGTCGTCGGTGGGGGACCCGCGGGCGCGACTGCGGCGGCGATCCTCGCGCGGGAAGGACTGCGCGTCGTGCTGCTCGAGCAGGAGCATTTCCCCAGGCATCACGTGGGCGAATCGCTGCAGCCGGCCGTGACCGATCTGCTCGACGACTACCTCGGCCTCGGTCCCGCCATCGCGGCCGCGGGATTCGCTCGCAAGTACGGCGCCACGTACGTCTGGGGACAATCGCGGGAGCCCTGGAGCATCCTGTTCGACGAGCGCCTGTCCCACGACTTGCCGACGCTGAGCGAAGAGAAGCTGCTGGCGGGTGACTACGAACACGCCTGGCAGGTCGAGCGTTCGGTCTTCGACGAGCTCCTGCTCGGCGAAGCGATTCGGCGGGGTGTCGATGTTCGACAAGGCGTCAGCGTCGATGCACCGCTCGTGGAAGACGGACGCACGGTCGGTGTGAAGCTTGCGAGTGGTGAGAGCCTGCGCGCGCGCTTTGTGGTCGACGCCAGCGGGCAACGCTGCTTTCTGGGTCGCGCGTTCGGGCTTACCACCGACGTGCCCGACATGCGTGCGACCGCAACCTACGCCTATTACGACGGCGCCGGCGGTGTACCCGGACCGCTCTCGCGCCACGTGCAGCTGGTCGTTGCCATCCGCGAAGGCTGGGTGTGGTTCATTCCCGTCAGCGCCGAGCGCACGAGCGTGGGCGTGGTGGTTCGCGAGCGCGCGCGCATCGATCCGGCGCGCTTCCGCGAGCTCGTCGCCGAAGCGGAGCTGCCTCTCGCCGGGAGCCGCCTCGTCAACCAGGCCGATGGCAACGACTACTTCTTCGCAAAGGATTGGTCTTTCGCGCACAAGAAGCTGACCGGCGAGGGTTTCATCATGGTCGGTGACGCCGCGTGTTTCGTGGACCCGATCCTGTCCGGTGGGGTCGACTTTGCGGTGCGCGGGGCGGCGAGCGCAGCTCTCGCCGTGCTGACCGCTCTGCGCGACCCGGGCGACGCCGGTGGTGCGTTCGAGCGCTACGAGGCGCGACTGCGGGAAGAGTACCGAGCCTACCTGCGGCTCGCGCGCTACTGGTACGGCAACAACCGCTCGGTGAACGGCTTCTTCTGGGAAGCCCACCAGGAGATCCTTGCCGACTCGGTCTCCACACCGCTGCGCGCGTTCGTCTATCTCACCAGCGGTCAATACGCAGCGGACCAGCACTATCGGATCTTCCAGGACGCACAGGAACGACAGATCTTCCACTCGCTCGGCGTGGACAAGGGCGCGCTGCGAGCGGCGCGTAAACGGGCCGACGCGCTGGCGCGCCGTGCCCTGGTCGAGGAGCTGACCGCGACGGTCTTTCCGAGCGGGTTGCCCTCGCGTCTGGAAGGGGTGATCGAGCTCGCCCGCGTCGCCGGGGAGCTCGAGAGCTTCAAGCTGAATCCCGTGCTCTGCCCGAAGACGGGGCGGCATCGCATTGCCGCGAGTGACCTCGGCGAGAACACTGCCGACTGGGTCAGCCGCCTGGATCGAGCGTGGCCGGACGCCGGGCTCGACGAGTTCTTCAGCGGGACACCGGACGCGGCACGCCGCATGGTGGATACGGACGGCGAGCACGCCGTGTTCTATTTGGACGATCTTCAGGAGCGAGGAGAGCGTGCCCCTGACGGACGCGTCGTGATGAGCCGAACGCTGTCGACGAGCGGTGAGCGCACGCTGCTCACGCGCCACACGTCGCTGACCGGTGTCAGGTTGCCTGAGGAGAGCGAGCCCGAGCTCGGGCGGATGATCGCGTGCGGCGTGGGCGGCGGATTCTGGGCAGTGCGCACGCAGGGCGACGTGCCGGTGGGTGTGGTCTGGATCTCCGAGAGCCGCTACCGGAAGAACGCTGACGATAGCGCGAAGATCGTGGATCGGCTCGACGCCGGGCCCGAGTGGGAGCGGCTCAAACAAGCGGCGAAGAGCCGCGGGTTTTGCGCGTATCCGGACGC
- a CDS encoding winged helix-turn-helix transcriptional regulator: MNASERLDHTFAALADPTRRAILARLARGEASVNELLEPFDMSQPAISKHLKMLERAGLVSVGRDAQRRPRRIEAKPLADASAWLERYRDIWEANFERLDTLLAELQAKPVGRNRKKK; the protein is encoded by the coding sequence ATGAACGCCTCGGAACGGCTCGATCACACCTTCGCCGCGCTGGCGGACCCGACGCGGCGCGCGATCCTGGCGCGGCTGGCCCGGGGCGAAGCCTCGGTGAACGAGCTGTTGGAGCCGTTCGACATGAGCCAGCCAGCGATCTCCAAGCACCTGAAGATGCTCGAGCGCGCGGGCTTGGTCTCGGTCGGGCGCGACGCGCAACGTCGCCCGCGACGCATCGAGGCCAAGCCTCTTGCAGACGCGAGCGCGTGGCTCGAGCGCTACCGGGACATCTGGGAGGCGAACTTCGAGCGACTGGACACGCTGCTTGCCGAGCTGCAGGCCAAACCAGTCGGACGCAACCGAAAGAAGAAGTGA
- a CDS encoding VOC family protein, which yields MQKITPFLWFDHGKLKEALEHYVSVFKDGRITALTPMFGSFEIMGQRFMALSGGPEFKFNEAVSFFISCDDQAEVDYYWERLTADGGAESQCGWLRDKYGLSWQVVPKQLMTLMSDADQSKSARVMQALRKMKKIVIAELEAAHAG from the coding sequence ATGCAAAAGATCACACCGTTCCTGTGGTTCGACCACGGCAAGCTGAAAGAGGCGCTCGAGCACTACGTGTCGGTGTTCAAGGACGGACGGATCACCGCGCTGACGCCCATGTTCGGCAGCTTCGAGATCATGGGCCAGCGCTTCATGGCGCTGAGCGGAGGGCCGGAGTTCAAGTTCAACGAGGCGGTGTCGTTCTTCATCTCCTGCGACGACCAGGCGGAGGTCGACTACTACTGGGAGCGGCTGACTGCCGACGGTGGGGCGGAGAGTCAGTGCGGTTGGCTGCGGGACAAGTACGGCCTCTCGTGGCAGGTGGTGCCCAAACAGCTGATGACGCTCATGAGCGACGCGGATCAAAGCAAGTCGGCGCGGGTGATGCAGGCGCTGCGCAAGATGAAGAAGATCGTGATCGCGGAGCTCGAAGCCGCGCACGCAGGTTGA
- a CDS encoding FAD-dependent monooxygenase produces the protein MHSTLRVGVVGAGTAGTAAALFLARAGHEVTLFEAVPAPAAIGAGILLQPTGLSVLARLGLANAILARGARVDRLHAVTHSRRTVLDLSYGRAGADRFGLGLHRGVLFTELLAAARTEPRISVRCGVTIEAQRRDGDGCTLTDGEGGTHGPFDLVVVADGARSRLRSGHVGLRHAKEYPWGALWFIAEDPDESFRGVLFQVVERATTMLGFLPSGFGPEGRVPRVSLFWSVRAQEVETLRAAGLGAWKTRVAELEPRAEPVLAQIEHIEQLLYARYHDIAMRPWHDRGVVFLGDAAHATSPQLGQGANLALVDALVLSECVASHDTLDEGLAAYSRERRTHLAYYQWATRFLTPFFQSGSRTLAVLRDVFMGPLCRMPVLRGLMLRTLIGVERGPFRAALPLPPNALPPPV, from the coding sequence TTGCACTCGACTCTTCGTGTTGGGGTGGTGGGGGCCGGAACCGCGGGCACGGCGGCCGCGCTGTTCTTGGCCCGTGCGGGTCACGAGGTGACGCTGTTCGAGGCAGTCCCCGCGCCCGCCGCAATTGGCGCCGGCATCTTGCTGCAGCCCACCGGGCTCTCGGTGCTCGCACGCCTCGGACTCGCGAACGCGATCCTGGCCCGTGGCGCGCGGGTCGATCGGCTTCACGCCGTCACACACTCGAGGCGAACCGTGCTCGATCTGTCCTACGGACGAGCCGGAGCGGATCGTTTCGGCTTGGGACTGCATCGCGGGGTGCTGTTCACCGAGCTCTTGGCTGCCGCGCGGACGGAGCCTCGTATCTCCGTGCGGTGCGGGGTCACTATCGAGGCCCAACGCCGCGACGGTGACGGATGCACGTTGACCGACGGGGAGGGCGGCACGCATGGGCCCTTCGATTTGGTCGTGGTCGCGGACGGCGCCCGCTCGCGACTGCGCTCCGGCCACGTCGGGCTTCGGCACGCGAAGGAGTATCCATGGGGCGCGCTGTGGTTCATCGCCGAGGATCCCGACGAGAGCTTTCGCGGCGTGCTGTTTCAGGTCGTCGAGCGCGCGACGACCATGCTGGGGTTTCTGCCGTCGGGCTTCGGACCCGAAGGCAGGGTGCCGCGCGTGAGTTTGTTCTGGAGTGTGCGCGCGCAGGAGGTCGAGACCTTGCGCGCCGCGGGGCTCGGTGCGTGGAAGACCCGCGTCGCCGAGCTCGAGCCCCGCGCCGAACCCGTGCTCGCTCAGATCGAGCACATCGAGCAGCTGCTCTACGCGCGCTACCACGACATCGCCATGCGGCCCTGGCACGACCGCGGCGTGGTGTTTCTGGGTGATGCCGCCCACGCAACGAGCCCGCAACTGGGTCAGGGGGCGAACCTGGCGTTGGTCGATGCCCTGGTCCTTTCCGAGTGTGTGGCCAGCCACGACACGCTCGATGAAGGGTTGGCTGCGTACTCTCGCGAGCGACGCACCCACCTCGCGTACTACCAGTGGGCGACGCGTTTTCTCACACCGTTCTTCCAGTCCGGCTCTCGAACCCTCGCGGTCTTGCGCGACGTCTTCATGGGGCCGCTGTGCCGCATGCCGGTACTCCGCGGACTCATGCTGCGAACCCTGATCGGCGTCGAACGCGGCCCGTTTCGAGCAGCGCTGCCTCTGCCACCGAACGCACTTCCACCGCCGGTGTGA
- a CDS encoding SRPBCC family protein, which yields MDKAKVTLPSDHEVKVTRSFKAPRQLVYRAWTTPALVQRWLLGPPGWTMPVCEMDVRVGGKFRWRWRSDSDGSEFGFTGEFLEVEAPARLVHTEAYDPGSVGGNMGGEARVEVEFTEQGGITTHTTLIVYQSKADRDAAVGTGMTDGMEMSYAGLDALLVELS from the coding sequence ATGGACAAGGCAAAAGTCACGCTCCCGAGTGATCACGAAGTGAAGGTGACGCGGTCCTTCAAGGCGCCCCGGCAGCTGGTGTATCGGGCCTGGACCACTCCGGCTCTCGTGCAGCGCTGGTTGCTCGGTCCGCCGGGCTGGACCATGCCGGTGTGTGAGATGGACGTGCGGGTTGGCGGCAAGTTCCGCTGGCGTTGGCGCAGCGACTCCGACGGCAGCGAATTCGGCTTCACCGGTGAGTTCCTCGAGGTCGAGGCACCCGCGCGGCTCGTCCACACCGAGGCCTATGACCCGGGCAGTGTCGGAGGAAACATGGGCGGTGAGGCGCGCGTCGAGGTGGAGTTCACCGAACAAGGCGGCATCACGACCCACACGACGCTCATCGTCTACCAGTCGAAAGCGGACCGCGATGCGGCGGTCGGGACGGGCATGACCGATGGCATGGAAATGAGCTACGCCGGCCTCGACGCGCTGCTCGTCGAGCTCTCGTGA